A region of Sulfurimonas sp. DNA encodes the following proteins:
- a CDS encoding CDP-alcohol phosphatidyltransferase family protein, with the protein MATIYDLKPKFQAILRPTVSFLANKGVTPNQVTWVALVFSMLTGALIGFTHGASWVLLFVPIFMFIRMAMNAIDGILAKEFDMKTDAGAMLNEMSDVVADTVLYLPLAYVNGVSVVWVVLFVIVGIFTEMAGVLASTIGGERRYDGPMGKSDRAFIFGLICLLLGLGVSVGIWVTILLSISTLLGVITTFNRSKAVL; encoded by the coding sequence ATGGCTACCATATATGACCTCAAACCAAAATTTCAAGCTATATTAAGACCTACTGTTAGTTTCCTAGCAAATAAAGGAGTTACTCCAAATCAAGTTACTTGGGTTGCTTTGGTGTTTTCCATGCTCACAGGTGCTTTGATTGGTTTTACTCATGGAGCATCTTGGGTGCTTCTTTTTGTTCCAATATTTATGTTTATACGAATGGCTATGAATGCGATAGATGGCATCTTGGCTAAAGAGTTTGATATGAAAACAGATGCAGGAGCGATGCTAAATGAGATGAGTGATGTAGTTGCTGATACCGTTTTATATCTACCCTTAGCATATGTAAATGGTGTATCGGTAGTGTGGGTTGTTTTGTTTGTAATAGTTGGTATATTTACTGAGATGGCAGGTGTTTTAGCATCTACAATAGGAGGAGAGAGAAGATATGATGGACCTATGGGCAAGAGCGATAGGGCTTTTATTTTTGGTTTAATCTGTTTACTTTTAGGTCTTGGTGTAAGTGTTGGGATATGGGTAACCATCCTACTTAGTATATCTACACTTTTAGGGGTTATAACTACTTTTAATAGATCAAAGGCAGTACTATAA
- a CDS encoding lysophospholipid acyltransferase family protein, with the protein MLKQIFFLFIVRPLIILISGINLRNREKLPQDGPCIIVANHNSHLDTMILMSIFSLSKIKKVRPLAAADYFLRNRYLAWFSLNVLGIIPLSRKPKKSEGHPFAKVHEVLSNGDIVILFPEGSRGEAEKMVPFKTGIAHLAKSCPNVPIVSVYIHGAGKSLPKGEALFVPFIIDVNIADAIYYKNDNIKDFTIKIEETIKKLQSEIL; encoded by the coding sequence ATGCTAAAGCAAATCTTTTTTCTTTTTATTGTAAGACCTCTAATCATTTTGATTTCAGGAATTAACCTAAGAAATAGAGAAAAATTACCTCAAGATGGACCTTGTATTATCGTAGCAAATCATAATAGCCATCTTGATACTATGATTTTGATGAGTATATTTTCTCTATCTAAAATCAAAAAAGTGAGACCTTTAGCAGCCGCTGATTACTTCTTAAGAAATAGATATTTAGCTTGGTTTTCACTAAATGTACTAGGAATCATCCCTCTTAGTAGAAAACCAAAAAAAAGTGAGGGTCACCCATTTGCGAAAGTACATGAGGTATTAAGTAATGGAGATATAGTTATACTCTTTCCAGAAGGAAGTCGTGGCGAAGCTGAAAAGATGGTACCTTTTAAAACAGGCATAGCCCATCTAGCAAAATCTTGCCCTAATGTACCAATAGTTTCAGTATATATCCACGGAGCAGGTAAATCACTTCCAAAAGGTGAGGCACTATTTGTACCTTTCATCATAGATGTAAATATTGCAGATGCTATCTACTATAAAAATGATAACATTAAAGATTTTACTATAAAAATAGAAGAAACAATTAAAAAACTACAAAGTGAGATATTATGA
- a CDS encoding phosphatidate cytidylyltransferase — translation MIDILMELYSGKSGLVISFILGLLIFATVIVRLFYADSKELKERIYSWWIIIGVFIFGTMINTTIAMFFFGLLSYLALKEYFTLIPSRHTDRRVIFYAYLSIIPQFYFASIEWYEMFIIWIPVYLFLFLPFRQVLIGENQGFIQNTSKIQWGLMLFVFGLSHLAFMITLDPIRVNDVGGKELVLYLVLLTELNDILQYMWGKSIGKRKIMPKVSPNKTVEGFIGAFITISFLAILFSFLTPFNWIEALIAGMIISGGGFIGDVVISMIKRDIGVKDSGSLLPGHGGILDRVDSLTYTAPLFFHYVYYLYY, via the coding sequence ATGATAGATATACTTATGGAATTATACTCTGGTAAAAGTGGATTAGTTATTAGTTTTATATTAGGGCTTCTTATTTTTGCTACTGTTATTGTACGACTCTTTTATGCAGACTCTAAAGAGTTAAAGGAGCGAATATACTCTTGGTGGATAATCATAGGGGTTTTTATCTTTGGAACAATGATAAATACAACGATTGCTATGTTTTTCTTTGGACTTTTAAGCTACTTAGCACTTAAGGAGTACTTTACACTCATACCATCTCGACATACAGATAGGAGAGTGATTTTTTATGCTTACCTCTCTATAATTCCACAGTTTTACTTCGCTAGTATTGAGTGGTATGAGATGTTTATTATATGGATACCAGTCTATCTATTTTTATTTTTGCCATTTAGACAAGTTCTCATAGGAGAAAATCAAGGTTTTATCCAAAACACTAGTAAGATTCAATGGGGCTTGATGTTGTTTGTTTTTGGGCTTAGTCATTTGGCTTTTATGATAACACTAGACCCAATTAGGGTAAATGATGTTGGTGGTAAAGAGTTGGTTCTTTATCTTGTTCTTTTAACTGAGCTAAATGATATTTTACAGTACATGTGGGGTAAGAGTATTGGTAAAAGAAAAATTATGCCAAAGGTAAGTCCAAACAAGACAGTAGAGGGATTTATAGGTGCATTTATAACTATATCTTTCTTAGCAATACTCTTCTCTTTTTTAACACCATTTAATTGGATTGAAGCTCTAATAGCTGGGATGATAATCTCTGGTGGTGGTTTTATTGGAGATGTTGTAATTTCTATGATTAAAAGAGATATTGGTGTAAAAGATTCAGGTAGTTTACTACCAGGTCACGGAGGGATACTAGATAGAGTAGATAGCCTTACATATACAGCACCTCTATTTTTTCACTATGTTTATTATCTGTACTATTAG